In Zingiber officinale cultivar Zhangliang chromosome 3A, Zo_v1.1, whole genome shotgun sequence, the DNA window CTGAAGATAAACACCCATTTATATAAAGCCCATACCAGTAGCTTGAATGCTTCCTAATTGGGCCTTAGTGGAGTAACTCTCTCCCATAATCATTTATGAGAGGTCTAAAAATATTTACATGCAATCGATCGGCAGTCGAGGTGTTGGACATGATTACGGAGATGAATAAATATATACACCATAGAAGACAACAACAGCATGTCAGATAATTTTAGTTGCATAAAACTGGAAAATCTCACCCAAACAGGTAGCGACTTAAAAGATTAGAACTGCACACGCATACGGTTTGCAATACATAACCACCGAGTGGAAGGTGAATGTATGTTATCCAGAGAGAAGATACATGTTGTAGCTATATACAGGCTTTATCACAATAAAATGCCGTGTCTTGTAAATTTCAACTTTTTTTTACCATTGTTGCAACCTGCGGCCTCCCAACATTTTATTAATAAGAACAGTTGTTGCGCCTTGTCCAGAAAATTGAGCACAATTTGGATCTTCTGCAATTTGCAGTGATGAAACAGCTTGAGCTGCCAAGAGACCTACGGAAAAATCAGTTACTTGACTTGTTCCTTCTTGGGGTGATAGTTGACGACCTTTCGTATAAGTTTGAGGTGGGCATACTGACTGATTCTGCAGCCTGTTACACTTCCACACAGGCTCATACGCACTGCTTGCCTGATTTAGATCTAAACAATGTTTTCCGGAGCTTTCATAACCCATGAACAGATCAATATTGCCTGAATAATTCCAACAGTTGTTCCAAGCAGaatggttcattgcaaagtgACAGGGTTCATCAGTGTCCTCCCCGAGAACATGAAGGGCAACTGCTTCAGCAATTGAGGCACCTTCCTCATCGAGCCTTTGCTGCTCTTCTAGTTTCTTTTGTTTCTTCTTTTCTAGCTCAGACCGTATGGCTGCAGATGCTGCAAGTGCTTTCTCTAAACGTTTCCTTTTCTTCTCAGCCTGCTTCATTCGATCTAGCTcgcctttcacctgcttctttttccctttctttgACATTGGATTTGCCTGACCATATCTTACTTTCTCCATTCTTATTATCCCACAGATACACCAAACTTAAACTATGCCTTAAAAAAACCTCTAGTATGACAGAAGATTGATTGCTGAATCTAACAACAAACTAATATATGCTAAATTTGCTCAAAGTTAATAAGTAGTCAATCAGCTGAAACTGTAATCCTACACGCATTCAGGTCTGAAGGAGTATCTGATTTTGCGAAAGATGCAATCCCAAAAGGAGATAACAGGAGAAAGGAGGAGAGACAAGTGATGGGTTCTAAGTAAGGCATTTCTGATAGTTCTTTTCCCTGACTTCCCACACCATGGAAAAAATCCCATATCACTAGCACCAGCAAGGCAAATTAAGCACGACCAAAGCAGCGTTAAGAAGGATCGAAATTTACTCTACTGCTCATAACCTTGCTGCGTAAAAGAAAAACAGGCATCCTAAAGAATCTCAACAAATTAAaatgcacaatgaaaaaagtaTCACAAATAAGTAATCAGAAGACAATTATACAAGGAGAGTAGTTACCATGCTTATATAAACTAGCATTACAAGTCAAGCTTATAGTTAACTCATAAAATTCAGGGCACTTGAATAAAACAAACACATTTTAAGTATCAATTGTCTATGTGTGTACAAGAATGGAAAAATGTAGGCATCTACAAGAGATAAATCCATGTTTCCTAGGTCAACAATGACAAATTTTTCACTAAATTCAGGACAGAAAACAGAAAACATTGAATAAGTAGTCAGAACACTACTTAAATTATAGAAAACTTTACTGTATCCCACTTGCAGCATCCATTGCTTCTCATACTTCCATAGACATTTGGAGTCCATGAGATATGGGATATTGGAACGGGGATATCAGGAAGGTCAATTTAAATCCATTAGAACTTAATAGGAGATAGATTTACAGAATGATGCCTTTGCTAATTGAGCAAGAAAACTCAAGCCCTTAGCACAATCAATGCAGATTTAACAAAGAGGTAGATCCACAAAAGGATGTCTTTGCTAGTTGAACATGAAATTCACCCGCAGTCAGGTCCAAAAAGATATTTTTGCTTTGCATCCATTGTCAATTTCTGTGATTTTTCTTGCttctatagattttttttttggagtGGACCAATTTGCAGGTAATCTCTTAATCATTACaaatgcttggtcaccaagctgaGCACAGAGTAATATTACTGCAAAATGGCTAATTAAATTAAACTCTTGAGTAACCACTAGAAGCATCAGGCAATCCTAGAATTTCAATGGGAAAAGAGGAAATACAAGTTGAAAACAACATAAGAGAAGAACTATGAACTCTCTGTTTATCCAATACGACACAGGATATCTACTTCTTCCGACTCTCTTCTCCTAcaccaactctcctctttattgcCAAATCCACTTGCTTCACCTTCATAGACCTCAAGAAAACTGCTGATAAAAAATGCCCAAAACCAAGGTAAGGTCCAGTCAATACTACCATTCTCCTCGCCACCCAGAAGGAACATCGAAATTTCCATATTAACACCTTAAGTGCCATCATAAATTCCTCTCAACTATTCCGACTCGAGCACTACCAGAATCATCACCAATCACTTAATTTACCAAAAGAAAATGCGCCAAAACCCTAATCCCAAATCTTAAGATCACAAAGTAGTCTACAACTACACTTCGCAAATCAATTACGAAAACTAAATTAACAACAACAGGGTCTATATTCATCGAGGAAATCATATAATACAAACACCGAAAAAGTCGATAAAAGGATGAGAAAAGATGCTATACCTGACTTGATTGTACAAAAACAGAAAAAAAGGCAATCTTTTACATCAATAAGAACAACATCTTGATCTTCGTCGACAGAATAGCTCTGCGTCCGGAATTCAGATCTGAGATGGATCTCGAGAGTCGAGAGTGAAGAGATGAGATTAGATTGAGATTAGAAAGTGATTACGTGTGAGAGGAACAAGGGAATCAATGAGGAAAGCATGAGAAGGGCATTTACGGCATTTCAGGTACGCATTATAGGCAGTTTATGACACGTAACTTTGCATCCTAGCGGTCCATTAATGAACCAACGGCAGACATATTTGTGGGCAAACATTTCACGGTTGTAATGGACCCAAATCAACACtagttttttttctcttattttttttttcttttaagagTACCACGATTCAGTTATACACtaataatttttatgaatttaattttgaactaAATAGTTATGGATTATAAacaatttgatttatttatatttgGTAAATAAACGAGCTTAGTCATAAATAAgtcaaatattttataaaataataatgtttaattgttaattactttttataaaaaattatatataatttaataaacaaCAACCCATCTGATCTCATTAGATAATATTGTCCTCCCGAGACGATTTAGTGAATTTGTTAGGTTGAAAGAGGCCATAAGGAGAGTTGAGGGTTGAATCTCGacgtttaatttattttttctttttctaagaAATAAATACAAGCTGCACTATAAAATTAAAAACATGAATACTCCATAAGTTACTTGATTAACAGGGGCGCCCTTGGAGTGGGCAGGCAAGCCACTGCCCAGGGCTCACTTCCGGTGGGATCataatatctatatctatatatatatatatatatccatatatatacTTCTTCAAAAAGTTAAAAAAACACAAATTTAGGACAAAAAAAATTACAAAGGATCAAAACCAGAAGGGTTCGaatctcttctttttcttgtttgCTTTTGCCTTCTGGACCTGGTGGAGTCGAGGAGCCGTGGAGGCATGGAACAGAGGAGCATTAAAAGCACCACTGTAACAGTAGCCAGTAGACTTGTAAATTTATTTATCTTACATTTTTTTTGGAGCACTTAAAGTCTAAAATCATTTGCTTGTCTATTGTCttgtatcaattttttttttttactttcgtgTTTGTTTTTTTCATCTATTGTTGCTTTGTTAGTACTTAGTAGGCCCATATACTATGGTCCAGTATATCAACAAAGTCATGTTACATTTGTTGGTATTTTACAATATAATGAAccattaagaaattaaattatttttttttaatcttattgTGTTTGTATTTAGTATagcaaaacttaaaaaaaaaaaaaattgatgtctAGAAAATATCTCTAtgaaa includes these proteins:
- the LOC122053411 gene encoding uncharacterized protein LOC122053411, whose amino-acid sequence is MEKVRYGQANPMSKKGKKKQVKGELDRMKQAEKKRKRLEKALAASAAIRSELEKKKQKKLEEQQRLDEEGASIAEAVALHVLGEDTDEPCHFAMNHSAWNNCWNYSGNIDLFMGYESSGKHCLDLNQASSAYEPVWKCNRLQNQSVCPPQTYTKGRQLSPQEGTSQVTDFSVGLLAAQAVSSLQIAEDPNCAQFSGQGATTVLINKMLGGRRLQQW